A genome region from Streptomyces antimycoticus includes the following:
- a CDS encoding SCO2400 family protein, translated as MDYCSPCRRHLNGAVSCPGCGTPAEDLGLPSATSDTAHEGGADTPAPRAERRADRRAAQTSPASGATRASRRKPKPRLIGSRARRARRGRGRRVTIMAAVLGPVLAAVFVAELATEGHWRESSPSPSRQEPVADRSGGVSDSDDPATHDRSGPSELPSASDSGQGEHKDASEDKGKGKGDGKSKDDKGDTSSDPDGDSSSDPSDATSSAPGGPGTTQGPTTPSHPGPTAPATVAPTPTPSPSETCDRFLWWCT; from the coding sequence ATGGATTACTGCTCTCCCTGCCGCCGCCATCTCAACGGTGCCGTCTCCTGCCCCGGTTGCGGGACGCCCGCTGAGGATCTCGGCCTGCCCTCCGCCACATCGGACACGGCACACGAGGGCGGGGCCGACACGCCCGCGCCCCGCGCGGAGCGGAGAGCCGACCGGCGCGCGGCGCAGACGTCCCCCGCCTCCGGTGCCACCCGCGCCTCGCGCCGCAAGCCCAAGCCCCGCCTCATCGGCAGCCGCGCCCGTCGGGCCCGCCGGGGGCGTGGCCGCCGGGTGACGATCATGGCGGCGGTGCTCGGCCCGGTGCTGGCCGCGGTGTTCGTGGCCGAGCTGGCCACCGAGGGGCACTGGCGGGAGTCCTCCCCGTCGCCCAGTCGGCAGGAGCCGGTGGCCGACCGCAGCGGCGGGGTGTCGGATTCCGACGACCCGGCCACCCATGACAGGTCCGGCCCGAGCGAGCTCCCTTCGGCATCGGACAGCGGCCAGGGCGAGCACAAGGACGCGTCCGAGGACAAGGGCAAGGGCAAGGGCGACGGCAAGTCCAAGGACGACAAGGGCGACACCTCGTCCGATCCGGACGGGGACTCGTCCTCGGATCCGTCGGACGCCACCTCCTCGGCCCCGGGCGGCCCCGGTACGACCCAGGGGCCCACCACGCCGTCGCATCCGGGGCCCACCGCCCCGGCGACCGTCGCACCGACGCCGACCCCGTCGCCCTCGGAGACCTGCGATCGCTTCCTGTGGTGGTGCACCTAG